The genomic stretch CTTCGTACCATTCACAGTTTCGATCCCTGCATTGCCTGTGCGGTGCATGTAACCGATCCCACCGGGGAAGAATTAGTTCAGGTAAAAATTACCTAAATTATTCAAGCTCTATTGCCTATAGTCAAGGCGACTATCAGTAATGCGCTGAAGGGTCGTTTTCCTTTCTTGGCTCGCTGCGATGCAAAATTGTTGCATGTCGCCAACCTCGCAATGAATTGATCACCCAAAGTGTTTTTGCGCGGGAGAGATCGGAAACTTTAATAGTTTTTTCACGAATCTCTCCTTTTTCCAATAGAGTGCGACGATACGTTCCCGCCAGCAAGCCAGCACTGACAGGGGGAGTAACGCGCTCGTTGTCAAATTCGACAACCACATTGGCGGTTGTTGTTTCAGTAATCTCACCTCGTTCGTTCCACAACAATACATCTGTTCCCTTTGGACATGCACAACACGCACGTTCGTATTCCACCCTATGAGTCGTTTTGTGATAAAAAAAAGGATTCGATGAATTAATTGCCATCTCGGCGAGAGTAATGACTGCATCAGTGGTGTATTCCTCAAGAACAGTCGCTTCAGTGTGAATAGTGCCCTCTTGATCAAGAAGCAATCGTACCCGTTGGGGAATGTTGGAAAACCGCCTCGAGATTTCATCGAGTGCGAGACACATTTTTACTGGATCAGCACGATAGCCAAAATAATTTGCTGATCCAACAATCCGTTCGATGTGCTCATTCAAAAGGAAAAAGCCGGTGGTTGGTGTCCATAATAACGTTTCCAACAATGAGAAACGAGGTTGTGTTTCCCATAATACTCGTGTTTTAGCAAGACATTCTGCGTATTCGTCTTCACTCCCTGAATCCCACACGATGCCACTACCAACACCATATTGGGCGCTTTCAGTCACGCGATTAACGACCACAGTACGAATTGCAACATTAAATTCAGCACGTCGCCCAGGCGCAATAAAACCAATAGCTCCCGTGTAGAGTCCGCGCGGAGTTGTTTCAAGGTCGGCAATGATTTTCATAGTATTCACCTTGGGTGCGCCGGTCACTGATGCTGCGGGAAATAATGCACGAAAAATTTCTGGAATCGAATAGTCGGTAAGGGTCTCGACTGTGGAAGTCATTTGCCATACCGTTGGATACTGTTCAATTTCAAAAAGGCGGGATACTTGAACACTGCCGGGTACTGTAATACGGCCCAGGTCATTACGCATCATATCAACGATCATGAGATTTTCGGCGCGATTCTTGATCGATTGGC from Gammaproteobacteria bacterium encodes the following:
- a CDS encoding para-aminobenzoate synthetase / 4-amino-4-deoxychorismate lyase; translation: MSTMGEALLQQSATGLWLYFQTPLHIIEARAPDDVLPALREIEYLVQQNYHAVGFVSYEAAPGFDNALQVRKPTASDPPLLYFTLYAAPEVLPASKTFLDFYKDDECDLVAEPEYLNRFTGDALSLPGMNARAAPAILDEMVNMPESWLPSVDRNAYGIAIDTIRRRIAAGDTYQVNYTWRLIKKFTADPKAWFKKMVSAQCSRHAAYLDIGQFVILSVSPELFFTLNGRRLITRPMKGTAARAPEPFMDTARAVALRQSIKNRAENLMIVDMMRNDLGRITVPGSVQVSRLFEIEQYPTVWQMTSTVETLTDYSIPEIFRALFPAASVTGAPKVNTMKIIADLETTPRGLYTGAIGFIAPGRRAEFNVAIRTVVVNRVTESAQYGVGSGIVWDSGSEDEYAECLAKTRVLWETQPRFSLLETLLWTPTTGFFLLNEHIERIVGSANYFGYRADPVKMCLALDEISRRFSNIPQRVRLLLDQEGTIHTEATVLEEYTTDAVITLAEMAINSSNPFFYHKTTHRVEYERACCACPKGTDVLLWNERGEITETTTANVVVEFDNERVTPPVSAGLLAGTYRRTLLEKGEIREKTIKVSDLSRAKTLWVINSLRGWRHATILHRSEPRKENDPSAHY